In Jaculus jaculus isolate mJacJac1 chromosome 2, mJacJac1.mat.Y.cur, whole genome shotgun sequence, the genomic window TTCTTATATTTTCTGATcattaattttatattcttaatTTATTACTGATGATTGTGATTCAATTTAGTAATATATCTATGTTTCCTTACCTCTAGACATTTTAAAGATAAGTATTTTATAGTATTGGCCTAATAGCATAGCACAGGCCCTATTTATAACCAGGCTGTGGATCAAAAGGGGACAGAAAAGCTGTAGCTAGGGAAAGAGGGAGCAGGGCGTGCAATGAAGGGAAGATAGGAAATGAGGGAAGGAACATCAGGCAAGTTAACTGGGCAAAGTAAAGAAGAGAGCCTGATGGACAGTGCAACTCTGTGACCCATGGAAGGTTGCTTAGTGAAACCACATTTTGACCTCTGACCTTTTGAATCATGAAATGATAGATTTATTGCTCATCATTAGAACATTAATGTTATGTTATTACCCAGTGTAAAACACATGCTATCTTTCTCTCATCTTAGGAACATAAACCACTGTTCTATTTTTGAAAAAGCTCTTCACCATTATTACACAAGTCTGTTATAGTTCACCCCATCTTGAGTAAGTGGGTCAGGGAAGTTGATCCAGAGACCTGTGGTCACATGCACATCCTGCTAATGATACTCAGCACTACTTCCCTCATCCCAGTCATCTAAAGGAACCATTCAACAATACCCAATGCCATTGTGAAGAAAACACATGCAGGAggtgaaagagggaagaaaaaccaATATTGCAGGAAACATCAGGATTCTAGAAAGAAGTCACTGAATTCTGAATTCTTTCATTAGATTTTCTTTTGTGTGATTCAGTTACCCTATATGTTACGTTCTCTACCGACAAACTCCTGCAATTTGCAGAGTCCTATTCAGTGAAAGAAATAATTCGTAAAAGAGAAACTGGAGGTTTCTGTTAGCATGACAATGATTGATGTTCCCTGCAGGAGCCACTTCACAGGAGGACCTGAAGGTGATTCAGCCTGACAAGTCCATTCAGGTCACTGCAGGAGAAACAGCCACCCTGAACTGCACCATGACCTCACTGCTCCCTGTGGGGCCCATTCAATGGTTCAGAGGTGTAGGGCTGAACCAGGAGGTTATCTACAAGTTCACAAAAGGGCACTTCCCTCGTGTCACAAACATTACAGATACTTCAAAAAGAAACAACTTGGACTTTTCCATCCGTATCAGTAATGTCACCCCAGCAGATGCAGGCACCTACTACTGTGTGAAGTTACAGAAATCAGACAGTGACAAGGAGTTTCAGCGTGGAGGAGGCACTGAGCTCTTCGTGCATGGTGAGTGTACCTTGTTCTCATGGTCTCCCCTTGTGTGGCACCAGGTCAAACTAATACCAGTAATTCTGTGAGCTGCAGCTGAGGAGCAGGCACAGCAGTGGACATTGGTGTTCATGATCTGAATTCACCCCAGGGAAGGATCTGGGAAGTAGATGAATGAAGAGGACATGCTGTATGTTGGGGCTCCATTTCTTGCAAACAGGAGGACATCCATGCTTCATGTCTGCCTGGCCCCTTTGCTCCCCTTTTCAGCTCACAGTACTCCCTCATTGGCACCTGCTGGAGCTTGAGTTGCACTCAGACAAGCTGATCTGAAGTCATGGTATTAACCACTGTTGTTCTCAGATACCTTGATCTGTTCTGTGAGTTTCGGCTCATTGTGTGTGGATATTGTACTGATGACAGGGCCTGTGGGTTTCTTTTCCTGAGCAGTTCagcacctccctccccacccccacacctacaaatagttttcttttatcaaaattaagaacagggaaaactcaGCTTCTTACAATTTCTACATGAATTATTAATGTAAATAAACTTTAGTGGCCAGGAGATGTCACCCTCAACAGTTCATACATTATGCAGATATTCATTAGGTACCTACAGTGAGCTAGGAACTGTTCCTGAGCATACATTGCGCTGGTCAGTAAAATACATAGCGCTGGTGCCCAGATGAGCTTAGATTCTACCTGAGACTATGACAGTAACTGACTTTctcaataaatacacaaatatattATCTTAAAAAAGTAATATAGGCTGAGGGAAGAACGGCCAGCTGGACAAAGTGACCAGGAGAAAATCAGTAGGAGAGTGAGGCTTTGAAAGCAGGGTAATTTGGGTAGACATGCTAAAAAGGGAATATTTAGGCAAAGACTAAAATAAAGTACAAGACTGAGCCTTGTGGCTGAGAAAAGGCTACACACAGGGCAGCAACATGTGCCAAGCTCCCCAAAGTACATCTTCCTGCTGTCTTTTCCTCTGATTGAAACAGAAGCTTCTGCAGGCTTGGAACAGAAAAATGTGGTGTGATGTGAGTTTTAAACTGAATGTTCTACTAGCTGGTTGACCATACACTAACATAGGACAGATAAAAGGAGGGCATCACAtgcattaaaataagaaaaagtgcTACAGGAAAGAAATCAGATTTCAGATATATGTTGAGGTGGATTCCTAATGGAAGGTTTTTGGAATGGAAGAGAATGATTCTAAGGCTTAGGGCCAAACTTATGGATGAAAGAAAGTGCCTCACCTGTGATCTGTAAGATCGTAGAGTTGAGTTAAGAGCTTCATTGTGAGCATGTTCATCCTATAAGAAACCTTTGTGATGCCCAACAGGACAAACATTCGGGAGTCAGAGATGTAGGACTGGACCACGGATATAGTGCAGAAGCTGTACATGCATTGACAGAGCTCCTGCTAGGCCCTGGCTCCCTTTTGCCCTCTCTCACATTCTCCATTCCTTCCATTTCTTCACCcaaaatttattcatatttttgccTTAGCAACTCAGCTCCATATATCTCAGTGTTCCCCTGACTTCAAAGCCCAGAGCATCTAAAGATTGTGGCACTGCAACTCTTGCCCTGTGACTTTCCTAGAAGGCATGTTTGTTACACACACTGTGCATTGTTTAGATCTTATCAATACACAGCCTAAAAAAGTGAAACGCAATTTGTATTAAGAAGTCTTTGAGTATTGAGAAATAACACAGGACTTCTTCATGATGCCAAAACGAGCCTGATTTATATCTGATCATATCTTCAGGTTTCCCTTGCTGCTTGTAACTACACCTGTATATAGCATACATTATGTAAGATGCAATATTCTTGTACTTCTTAAAGTCTCCAGAAAGTGAGCAATCAGATGAGGCAGTGAGGGTAAATCACCCAAGTTGGGTCCTGTCACCTAAATCTTTGTCCACACATAATCAATGGTCCAACAACCTACACACTTCTCAGTGTAGTTGGCTCTTTTCTGATAGTTCTTCTTCTTTATGAACATTGCTTTTAATCTAAAACAGTCTGACACAAGGTTCTACATGAACTACCATCCTGTCTTAACACATTTATATTGAGTTAAAATGCATATAATACAAACTTTCCTGTTTTAACCATCTTAAAGTTCAATTTGGTCACACTAATTTCTTTCAGTGTTGTAAAACAACTACCACTTCTAGAAAATTTACATATTCTGAAGTACAAATTCTAGACCTACTAAGCTGTAACTACTCTGCCCTCCTTCTTATGAGTGACCTTGAAGTCTGTGCTGCATTTTGATTCTTAATACAGTATGATCATAGTGAGTACAGTTGTTTATGTCTTTGGTTTTTGTAGAGAAATTTTCCTTCTATGTACATAAAGAATATTAGTctcttatatacattttttaaaattatttatttatttatttgagagcaacagacacagagagaaagacagatagagggagagagagagaatgggcgcaccagggcttccagcctctgcaaacaaactccagacgcgtgtgccccct contains:
- the LOC101602794 gene encoding signal-regulatory protein beta-1-like isoform X1, producing MSILDFWPQTPHSVLLLILLLGPRGATSQEDLKVIQPDKSIQVTAGETATLNCTMTSLLPVGPIQWFRGVGLNQEVIYKFTKGHFPRVTNITDTSKRNNLDFSIRISNVTPADAGTYYCVKLQKSDSDKEFQRGGGTELFVHELDASLPSIIFFAVLLIPKIFLVASVSAVYVHMKQKS
- the LOC101602794 gene encoding signal-regulatory protein beta-1-like isoform X2 translates to MSILDFWPQTPHSVLLLILLLGPRGATSQEDLKVIQPDKSIQVTAGETATLNCTMTSLLPVGPIQWFRGVGLNQEVIYKFTKGHFPRVTNITDTSKRNNLDFSIRISNVTPADAGTYYCVKLQKSDSDKEFQRGGGTELFVHGLPEESSPMTS